The nucleotide window CTTTTTCCTGAATTAACTAATATTGTGATTTATTACTGAGAATAATGTGCATTTATATAAAAGAATCTAAAATCATCCTTGCATCTGTCAGTTTCCAGCACTATAGCAATTCACGTATGAGTGGATGGGTGTTTCCTGAATATAAGGAAGTATTACTGAGAATCTGCAGGAGTAATGAGATGACAGTGCAAGACAAAGCTCCGGACACAGACTATTGTGTTTTGTGGGTCCTGCTACACACACTGGTTAAAAACTCCAATTTTCTAACAGTCATAAACTTAGAAATATGAGTTCAAAATAAGAGTCACTGTTACTGTATGAGGCTTACATAACTATTCCTTCATCATCAAAAATCAAATGCTCACTGACTTATTAGACTTCTGAttataagtgaataaatgaggTAGTATAGTCCCCTACACTTTCACACTCACCACTCAGCATTGCCAGAGTTTGAATCACCTGCCTGATTCAACTCATATCCAAAACAAATCCTGccaattcctccatcctcctctttctgccaTTCATACTGGGATGTCTTGGATGCAAGTCAAATCAGGCAAGGCAATGCACAGCAGGCGGTTCACACACTGCCAATGCTAAGTAATGAACGTGGAAGTGGAGGGGACTGTACATACACAATAAGAGTAACACTACAGCACTTCACCACAGTGGGTTAGAGAGATTACTCCACTGTAGGACACACTCATTCAATAGAGGGAAAGACAAGGAGGCTGTACAGAATGGATCCACAACAGCACATCATCTCAACACAGGGGGAAGATGCtctcctctctcagtgcatGTCTCTGACACAGACACAACACTCATGCCTCTGTCCCAAGCAGTGGAGTGTGGCAAGGTAAAGAGTCACTGACATGCGAATGTGTTTAAGTTGGTGACGTGGGAAAAAAGTACTTTGAAGCTCATGATAAGTAGTTACATACAACTTTTGACagcagtgtatgtatgtaaagtGTGAAcgtatatgaataaaaaaaatctataaggTAAATTCTACCACTGAATtggtaacaagaaaaaaaagtggtaacatggaaaaaaatactttgagGCTCATCATAAGTAGCTATACAACTTTAGACATAAGTGTATGTATAGAAAGTGTGAATGTGCATGaaagaatacacaaaataaCCACTGAATCGGAATGTTTGTTTACATAATACAGAGCATAGGCAAATGAACACTTTCTGCAACTAGTATTCCATCTTCTTAATCTCTCAACTGTTTGCCTCACATCATTGCTAAATATTTCTGTCAAGCACTTCTTGCTAGCTCAAAACATGCATCAACACAAGTGTCTGTGAACTGCTGCCCACATCACTTTGAGACGTACAATTAGTACGATGTGTATCACTAACTCTGATGCACCTCATGTGTGGTGTGGCCTTGAAGCAGACAGCACACTGAGTGACCCGTCCAGGAGGAACACCACACAGCCGCTCTGTGTCCCTCGTGCCGAGGCAACACCATCTACTAGAGGTTTTGATCTTCTTGctgatcctcttcctcctcctcctcatcttcagtcAGGTTATGCAATGCAGCCTCAGGCAATGAGTCCTGGGTAACCACACTGGAGGTCTGGCTGGGGAGAGGCGCTGGACTCTGAGGTGTGTCCTTCTGGCCAAAGTTGACACTGATGATGTCGATGCTGAACTGGTCAAGGTGCCGCACAAGCTGACACACCTTGCCACAGCTGCTGGTCAGGGCCACCCCTTCCAGGCTGAGGTCTGGGGGGTCCTCCAGCGTGAGGTGGCCCCGCACACGCTGCAGCCGCTGCAGAGTCACATTTTCCGGTGCAGCGAGGAACAGTCCCTCAGAGAGGCTGGCTGGCAGGCAGATGAGCACCTCCACGTCCCTGGTGGAGTTCTGCCGGGCCTGGTGGTGCACCCTGGCTGCCAGACGGTGCAGGTCCTCCGGCTCCCGCGCTCCTCCTGTGTCATAGGTGAACAGTGACTTCTCGATGCGGTAGTGGCGGCCATCCTCTGCCTGGGCAGTGACAGTGAGGCGCCGCACCAGCAGGAAGGTGGGTGGTGTGTACATGGCAGAGAACAGCACATGGGAATTGGTGTGTGGTGGGCGCTGCAGTGCATGCTGGTGAACCTGCATGAGGGTCTTGGTGACACCACCCTGGTGCAGGAAGCCAAAGAATGCCACACACAGGATGTTCCACACATGCCACGACAGGAAGAAGAAGTGCTTGGTCATCTTGATGCGGCGTCCTGTCAGGATGAGCACGTCATCCGAGTGCAGCAGCACCAGTGGCAACAGCGTGGGCAGCAGGAAGCGTGCCTCCTGGTGTGGCAccagcgacagcagcagcaccggCACAATGAAGGAGGCCAGCAGCATGGTGGCCAGGCTGAACACCTTGGGCTTCTTGGTCATGGAGCCGGTGGTGAAGGCCACCAGGTACTTGGACACGGACCACAAGCCCAGCAGGCCCAGCACACCATGCAGCATGGGCACATTCACCAGCAGGTGCAGGTAGTTTGGGTGCAGGCCATGCACTGCAAGGTTGTCCCCATGAGTGTTGTAAAGCACAAAGTTGACGGGCGTCACCACAAAGGAGTGAGCTGTCACGTTCCAGAAGAGCAGCTCTGTAGTGGTGAGGGCGCCATAGTAGAAGGAGTCTGCCAGCACACACGTCAGGAAGGTGGCCACTGCCCCTGGCAGGAGACTCAGGAACCGCAGGTTGAAGTAAGAGAAGCTCACCTCCCTTGTGACCACCCCACGCTGCAGCCAGTATGCCACGGGCACAAAGGAGAACACCACAAAGGTCGGCCGCACGAAGGTCCCATACGTCACCACCACTGAGATGACAGCACTGTCCACGAAGTTGTAGGGCGGGAGTTTGGTCTTCATCCTGACCAGCTTCACCTTGTCCTGCACAGTGTCAGCGTTCTCATATAGGTCCTGCAGGATGTTCTCCTTGCGGATGATCTTGGTACTGTCTACCATGGACTCACACACCCGCCACAGCAACAGCGACATCAGGATGAGCTCCAGCGTGTTGGAGAAGGTGCGTGTTGCAAACACTAGCATGATGTAGGAACTGGCAAACACCTCCACACAACTCCAGGGCCTCAGGTAGCACAGCTGGGCTATCCTGTACATGCTGTAGTCAGCAATGAAGGACAGGAAGGTCATGAACGCTCGAGGAGTGACCAGCAGGACACTTGGGGTGAGCAGGTCATACCCAAAGCAGTAGGACACCACAGGTGCCAGGTACTTCAGGACTAAGTAAGGCAGAGAGACCACAGCAGAGAAAGTGACGGACCTAATGGGATTCTCGGAGTGAAATTCCCAAGGCTTGCGGGCATCAATGTTCAGTATGTCCCCTGCAGGAGAGGCACCAGTTACACTATGTACTGTGAGTGGAGTTATTCTAATCTAAAAGTGCTTAATCTAAGAAATCACAGCAACATAATGTTACCCAGTACCATTCAAATGAGACTAAGatcaagatgaaaaaataaatcaacctAGTGACAAAAGAGAGACTACATGAAAGGATATATTTGAAATGTACAAGCTAATGACCCAAGGAAGCTCAAGATGGGAATTCACCAAGACAAGTGTAAGgaatgccagttcccatagagaTATCACATAGGATGATATAAAAAATGGAGGACAAATGTTCAAGAGGAaaatttcaagacatttatcctctatgggaactggcattaagtgcATTAAGTGgaccttctgtttttttttttttttttttcaaaaattttgttgcccttggccagtagccctcttacatagaaaaaaaaaaaaacacagaagaaaggCTAAGTGAGAAGATTATACTGAAAGTAGCCCCCATTATAGTCACAAGTACAAGACCCCAGTACAGGCAGCCATAAATACAAGACCCCCAGTACAACACAAGGCAAATGGACACTCACTAGCCATGACCTGGACGGACTGGTGGAACTCATCAGGGTGGATGTAACCGGTCTGCACGGTGGCCAGGTAGAGACGTGCCAGAGCCAGCATGGTCCACAGGATGGCGCTGTCCTTCACCCTGCAACACCCGGGCAGGTTAGGGGAGGTGATGAGTGATTGAAGAAGTTAGgtaagataagaagagaagaaaataaggggagCACAGGGGagcacataagaaaataagggaaaagcaagaaaacaaggcaagaacatcagaaaataaggaaagaacattactaaggaatacatcagaaaataagggaagataagagaacataagaaaataaggaaagaacattagaaTTTAAGGgaagaacatcagaaaataagggaaacataaaataataaggaaaatatcagaaaataaagaaaaagacataaGGAAATaggtgaagctgcaagaagccatcaaaccTACACATGGCAGCCACTGTATATGAAACCTACCTATTTCAACCTAtaatccccatctataaatttatctaatcttttcgCTGAATAGAGGTGAAAAAGTGGATAAGAGGGACGGAAGGGTAAGTGGGAAAGATAGAGGCGGATAGAagaggttagcttaggttaggttgggtttaaATTCCTCAGTTCATCGCTAATATTACTTCATGACCAGGCCTCCTCCCCCATCTGCATATATCTTACTTCACGGGCTTCACTGCCTTGGGAAACTTTTTGTTGAAGGCAGCCCGGAATTTCTGCCTCTTCCTGCACTCCATGGTGACGGCGGGGTGGGCGGGGCGGAGCGGACGGGACAGTGAGGGGCGGTGGGGCAGGGAAGACGAGGCGGTATTATTGTTTACTCTCGTCTCAGCTGGCGGCGGCTCCCTTGATCTTGAGCAGCAGTGcaagattgttttggccatattatcgtactacacaggttgaaattattgtacttctggtaaaattatcgtacatatgtaattattccaaatattatacaaaactgccactttccaaatacagcagaatttaggttacatatatatatatatatatatatatatatatatatatatatatatatatatatatatatatatatatatatatatatatagagagagagagagagagagagagagagagagagagagagagagagagagagagagagagagagagagagagagagagagagagagagagagagagagagagagagagagagagttggtgttGTGTGACTGTTTGTAAATgttcataagtgtgtgtgtgtgtgtgtgtgtgtgtttgtgtatcattatcatcattatttattattattattattttgtgtttcagTCGgtgcaaatagaaaacgaggacatagcaagacaggaagagagagtgggTCTTGCTCgacagcagcaggagaaggcaTTGAGGGAGCTGCAGCCGCAGTGCCACACCCTCCAAAACATTGCCACaccttcccaaacactgtcacaccctcccaaacactgccacaccctcccaaacactgccacaccctcacaaacactgctacaccacctgaaacactaccacaacctcctaaacactgccacaccctcccaaagactccaaaacacccaaacagaCCTTAAACTTTTGCTACG belongs to Scylla paramamosain isolate STU-SP2022 chromosome 29, ASM3559412v1, whole genome shotgun sequence and includes:
- the LOC135115555 gene encoding GPI mannosyltransferase 4-like isoform X2; this encodes MVKKERSKSLRVKDSAILWTMLALARLYLATVQTGYIHPDEFHQSVQVMARDILNIDARKPWEFHSENPIRSVTFSAVVSLPYLVLKYLAPVVSYCFGYDLLTPSVLLVTPRAFMTFLSFIADYSMYRIAQLCYLRPWSCVEVFASSYIMLVFATRTFSNTLELILMSLLLWRVCESMVDSTKIIRKENILQDLYENADTVQDKVKLVRMKTKLPPYNFVDSAVISVVVTYGTFVRPTFVVFSFVPVAYWLQRGVVTREVSFSYFNLRFLSLLPGAVATFLTCVLADSFYYGALTTTELLFWNVTAHSFVVTPVNFVLYNTHGDNLAVHGLHPNYLHLLVNVPMLHGVLGLLGLWSVSKYLVAFTTGSMTKKPKVFSLATMLLASFIVPVLLLSLVPHQEARFLLPTLLPLVLLHSDDVLILTGRRIKMTKHFFFLSWHVWNILCVAFFGFLHQGGVTKTLMQVHQHALQRPPHTNSHVLFSAMYTPPTFLLVRRLTVTAQAEDGRHYRIEKSLFTYDTGGAREPEDLHRLAARVHHQARQNSTRDVEVLICLPASLSEGLFLAAPENVTLQRLQRVRGHLTLEDPPDLSLEGVALTSSCGKVCQLVRHLDQFSIDIISVNFGQKDTPQSPAPLPSQTSSVVTQDSLPEAALHNLTEDEEEEEEDQQEDQNL
- the LOC135115555 gene encoding GPI mannosyltransferase 4-like isoform X1, with the translated sequence MVKKERSKSLRSREPPPAETRVNNNTASSSLPHRPSLSRPLRPAHPAVTMECRKRQKFRAAFNKKFPKAVKPVKVKDSAILWTMLALARLYLATVQTGYIHPDEFHQSVQVMARDILNIDARKPWEFHSENPIRSVTFSAVVSLPYLVLKYLAPVVSYCFGYDLLTPSVLLVTPRAFMTFLSFIADYSMYRIAQLCYLRPWSCVEVFASSYIMLVFATRTFSNTLELILMSLLLWRVCESMVDSTKIIRKENILQDLYENADTVQDKVKLVRMKTKLPPYNFVDSAVISVVVTYGTFVRPTFVVFSFVPVAYWLQRGVVTREVSFSYFNLRFLSLLPGAVATFLTCVLADSFYYGALTTTELLFWNVTAHSFVVTPVNFVLYNTHGDNLAVHGLHPNYLHLLVNVPMLHGVLGLLGLWSVSKYLVAFTTGSMTKKPKVFSLATMLLASFIVPVLLLSLVPHQEARFLLPTLLPLVLLHSDDVLILTGRRIKMTKHFFFLSWHVWNILCVAFFGFLHQGGVTKTLMQVHQHALQRPPHTNSHVLFSAMYTPPTFLLVRRLTVTAQAEDGRHYRIEKSLFTYDTGGAREPEDLHRLAARVHHQARQNSTRDVEVLICLPASLSEGLFLAAPENVTLQRLQRVRGHLTLEDPPDLSLEGVALTSSCGKVCQLVRHLDQFSIDIISVNFGQKDTPQSPAPLPSQTSSVVTQDSLPEAALHNLTEDEEEEEEDQQEDQNL